In Meleagris gallopavo isolate NT-WF06-2002-E0010 breed Aviagen turkey brand Nicholas breeding stock chromosome 5, Turkey_5.1, whole genome shotgun sequence, a single window of DNA contains:
- the EIF5 gene encoding eukaryotic translation initiation factor 5 — protein MSVNVNRSVSDQFYRYKMPRLIAKVEGKGNGIKTVIVNMVDVAKALNRPPTYPTKFFGCELGAQTQFDVKNDRYIVNGSHEANKLQDMLDGFIKKFVLCPECENPETDLHVNPKKQTIGNSCKACGYRGMLDTNHKLCTFILKNPPESGDTGGTGKKEKEKKNRKGKDKENGSVSSNETPPPPPPEEITPPQVVEEEDDDDWGEDTTEEAQRRRMDEISDHAKNLTLSEDLERTVEERVNILFDFVKKKKEEGVIDSSDKDIVAEAERLDVKAMGPLVLTEVLFDEKIREQIRKYRRHFLRFCHNNKKAQRYLLHGFECVVAMHQSQLISKIPHILKEMYDADLLEEEVILGWAEKASKKYVSKELAKEIRVKAEPFIKWLKEAEEESSGNEEEDEDENIEVVYSTTASVPKVETVKPANNKDDDIDIDAI, from the exons ATGTCTGTCAACGTCAACCGCAGTGTTTCAGATCAGTTCTATCGCTACAAAATGCCCCGTCTGATTGCCAAG gttGAGGGCAAAGGAAATGGAATAAAGACTGTTATAGTCAACATGGTTGACGTTGCAAAGGCGCTTAATCGGCCTCCAACGT ATCCTACCAAATTTTTTGGTTGTGAGCTGGGAGCACAGACCCAGTTTGATGTTAAGAATGACCGTTACATTGTCAATGGATCTCATGAGGCGAATAAGCTGCAAGACATGTTGGATggattcattaaaaaatttgTTCTCTGTCCTGAGTGTGAGAATCCTGAAACTGATCTG CATGTCAATCCTAAGAAACAAACTATAGGTAACTCTTGCAAAGCCTGTGGCTATCGAGGCATGCTTGATACAAACCATAAACTCTGCACATTCATTCTCAAAAACCCACCTG aaagtggTGATACTGGTGgtacagggaagaaagaaaaggagaagaaaaatagaaaaggcaaGGACAAAGAAAATGGTTCTGTGTCCAGCAATGAgacacctccacctccaccaccaGAGGAGATTACTCCTCCACAGGTTGTG gaggaggaggatgatgaTGACTGGGGTGAAGACACAACAGAAGAAGCCCAAAGGCGTAGAATGGATGAAATCAGTGACCATGCAAAGAACCTCACACTTAGTGAAGACTTGGAAAGAACGGTGGAAGAGAGAGTCAACATACTGTTTGATTTTGTGAAG aaaaagaaggaggaaggtGTCATTGATTCTTCTGACAAGGACATTGTAGCAGAAGCAGAGAGACTGGATGTCAAGGCTATGGGCCCTCTAGTTCTGACTGAAGTCCTTTTTGATGAAAAGATTCGCGAACAGATCAGGAAATACAGGCGTCACTTCCTTCGT TTCTGCCACAATAACAAGAAAGCTCAGAGGTACCTTCTCCACGGCTTTGAGTGTGTGGTGGCCATGCATCAGTCTCAGCTTATTTCTAAAATACCACATATTTTGAAGGAGATGTATGATGCAGATCTTCTAGAAGAAGAGGTCATCCTTGGCTGGGCAGAAaag gcCTCAAAGAAATATGTTTCAAAGGAGCTTGCCAAAGAAATCCGTGTCAAAGCAGAACCATTTATTAAATGGCTGAAGGAAGCTGAAGAAGAATCTTCCGGAAATGAAGAAGAGGATGAAGATGAAAACATAGAG GTGGTATACTCTACAACTGCCAGTGTACCTAAAGTTGAAACTGTGAAGCCTGCAAACAATAAAGATGATGATATTGATATTGATGCCATTTAA